One Arthrobacter sp. B3I4 genomic window, ATCGACCGGCTCGTGGCCCGCCAAATCGTGGGCAGAATCGCAAAGTAGCCCCGGCCGGTACCCTTCGCCAGGGATGCCCCCAGTTGAGCGTTTACGACGCCCGGCCCGGGCCGTCCGAACGGCACGCCAACAGCCGCTGACAGCAACCTTGAGATTCGTACGAGCGGATGCCCTCGTGTGCAGCGATGCCGTCCGGTTTCGGCCGGCTAGAGCCGGCTATAGGCAGCTGGGCTGGTAGGCCGGATCGGCGGGGCCGGAGGCCTGGCCCAAGGCGTTCGTCACCAGCTGGTGCACCACCGGGTCGTTGGGCGCCTGGTCATGTTCGATGACGTCGGCCGGGCACTTGTCCTGGATGGTGATGTTGGTGACCTGCCGGGCCGAGCCGTTGAGGAACTGGCTGTTGTAGGGAATGACCACCTCATCGTGGACCGTGGATATGACGGTGTAGGACGGTCCTGCGACGGTGTCGCCGATGGAGTTGAGCTGCTGCATGAACGCCGACCCGGCCTGCTGGTCGGCGCAGGCGGCACAGCCGGCAGCGGTGTAGTCGGGAGGCGGGACGAATCCCGGCGGCGGGACGATCACTCCTTTTGTGCCGTGGTTGGACGGCGCGATCCCCACGAGGTGGTGGACATACTTCGCTCCGCCCAGGAAGTCCATGTAGTAGCGAGGCATCATGCCGCCCTGGCTGTGGCCTACCAGGTCCACTTTCTTGGCGCCGGTGGCCGCGCGTACCGCGTCCACGAAGGGGGCCAGTTCCTGCGCGGATTTAGCCACCGGGGCGGTGGCGTACACGCCGTTCGTCTCGCCGTAGTTGAGGGCGAATACGCAGTACCCGGAGCTCTTCAGGACCGGCGACAGCGTGGACCAGTTCTTCACCATGCTTTCGAAGGTCCCGGGCACCAGGATCACCGGGTAGGGGTGCTCGGCTGAGGGTTTGCAGGTCCAGTCGTTGGCTCCGGGCGGGGCCACGTCCAGGGTGCCGGCCTGGGCGGGGGCCGCAGCCAGGGATGCTGCGAGGACGGCGGCGGCCGCGATGGACAGGGTTCTGGTGAGCAGTGACATGGCAACCTCTTTGTTCGCGTGTCAACGGGTGGGACCAGCCGCGGCTGCCGGTCCTTCCGGCCGGTCGAGCCTGCGCCGCGGTGTAAAAATGCTAGGCAGATTCGGGACCGGAGGGCGGTGGCTGCACAAACGTGCGCGGAATCGCCTCTCCTTTGAGAGGCTGGTCCACAAGGGTCCAATGGCCCCATCTCTGGGTGTTGTTACTGGTCAGTAGCTGTTTGCAACGCCGATCTTGATCCGAGGCAGCAGCAGCAGGTGCACAAACGTTCATCACCGAACCGGGCGGCCGAGTTGCGGTAGACCTCCGCCACCGTGGATCCGTTCCCTCATCATCACGTGGCCGCCTTCCCACTGTTGGTCAGTCCGGCGGGCGAGTACGATGCTGCCGGAGAGAGGGCCAGCTGCACACGTCGAACTGACAGGACCATCTGGCGACCGCTTTCTCCCCGCGCCGCCGGGCGGGCTGTAAGGAGGGCCGATGTTGATGATTTTCCCTGCAATCGGGATCCTGCTGTTGATTGCATTCCTGTTCGCCGCTTTTGTCTTTTGCGGCATCCTTTGGACGCTGTTCAGGCTGGCACTCTCGTTGGCGGGCATCCCGCCGCGGCTCGCCGGAGGAAAGAGCCCGCCGGCGGCCGCCCTGGGTGCACCCTGGAGCGGCCCCCAAGTCCGCAGACCGGTGCCCTCAATCCGGCCTTCCGCCCCGCCTCCGACCGGAGTCACAGCGGAATCCACAATGTGGCCCAAGTGGAATGCGGCGCACCGGAGCTACACGGACCGTGAAAAGTCACTGTGGCAGGAGCAGTTCGACGCCCTGAACTCCGGAGGGTAGGCGGCCACGGCGGAGGGCGGAGCGCGTTCCGGTCTCCCCCACAACACGGCATACGAGCGGAGGAACACGAATGGAAATGCCCAAGGCGTCCGACGCCGACAAGGAACACTTCCGCTCGGTGATGCCCGACCACCCCGACGTCGTCGTCAAGCCGATGTTCGGCAATCTCGGAGCGTTCGTCAACGGCAACATGTTCGCCGGCCTGTTCGGGCCCACTATCGGCGTCAAGCTGGGCCCGGAGGACAAGAAGACGCTTGAGGGCAGCGAGCGCACTGTCCCGTTCGGCCCGACCGAACGGCCCATGGGCGGCTACACCGGACTGCCGGAGATCTGGAACGGCGAGGGCGACGGCGACGACGCGCGGGCCAAGGCTTGGGTAGAGAAGGCCTTCGAGTACATAGCGGGACTACCGCCAAAAGCACCCAAACCGCCGAGGGGTTCAAAAACCAAAGCCGGCCAAGAGTAGCGGCGAGGGTCAAAGTTCCGGAATGCAGGGCCCGCCGCCCAGAACAGCCAGCCCGGCGCGGTCCCCTTCGGCAAAACCCAGGACCCCGCTGTTCTCGGCATTCATCAACTGCGTCGGATCGTCGACATGGTCCAGCCCGACGACGTGGCCCAGTTCGTGCATGATGATCGCGCGCACCTGCATCGGCCCATTGGGGCGCTGCATAATTGTCGACAGGTCCGGAGCATCAAGCACCACCTGCCCGGTAATGAACGCCGAGCGACGGTCGGAAGCCTCGGCCCGGGCGCTGCCGCCGAAGCCCGCTACTTTGCCCTCGAGACGCGGGCTCTGCGCCGGCGTCGACCAAGCGATCAGCACCGGTGCCCAGCGGTTGCCGTAACGGTCTGGCTGGTACGGCTTGCGCTGGTCGCCCGGGGCCTCGGCGGTCGTGCCGTCGCTGACGAACCGCAGCCCAGTTGCCGCTGAAACCTCCGCCACGGCCTGCCGGATCAGCTCTTCCCCGCCGGCGGGCGCGTTCTCGGGCCTGACAGCGTAGTGGATGGGGCGGCATGGATCGTAGGCGACGAAAGGCTGGGACAGGTCGGAAACGGGCTGCAGGACAAACGCCTTGGACGGGGAGGCTGCCGGCGGCAGCCCGAGGGGCGCCCTTGCCGCCTCAACCCCAGGCGGGGGCGCGGTAGCGCCGGGGAGGTACGGCCGGAACGGCTCCACGACGAACCGGTCAATCAACGCCGGGCTGAAATACAGGACTACGACGACCGCAATGCTGATCACTGCGGAAAAGGGCATGCCCATCAGTCGGCGCCTACCGTAGCCGCCTTTTCGGCGCACTGAGCGGGGCGTTGTCCTGCCCTTCTTCGGGGTGGCAGGCTCGGACCTCCAAGGGGCAGGCTCCTGAAGCTTTCCGAGAGCTTCATCAATCGCCCACTGTGGAATGCGCCCGCTCGGCGAACGGCGCACCCCGGGCGGCAATTCGCCGCCGGACCATTGGCTCCGACTTGGATCGAAACTGCCCCGGCTCCCCCCACTTGAATTCAACTTCGTCCCCCTCGACGCCAAAGGCCGTTCCTGAACCGAGACCCAGCATAAGGCGCCGCACCCACGAGGCCGCCCCGTTCCGCGGAGGAAAATCCACTGGATGGAGCAATCCACATCTGGGTGTCCTCCGAATTGCTGGCATAAGAACGGGACCGGCCGGACCATCGGCCGCTCCTTCACCGCAAACCCGTACTAAGGAGTCAGCCATGACAACCACGACCCACGCCCGCACCGCTTCCCGGACCATCGTGCAGAAGGCCAGCCTCGCCGTCGGCGCCGTCTTCCTGCTGGTCGGCATCCTGGGCTTCGTCCCGGGAATCACCACCAACTACGAGTCGCTGCAGTTCGCCGGCCACCACTCGGAGGCGATGCTGCTGGGCCTGTTCCAGGTGTCGGCGCTGCACAACATCGTCCACCTGCTCTTCGGCGCGGCCGGCCTACTGCTGGCCCGCTCCGCCACCGGCGCCAAGTCGTTCCTGCTCTACGGCGGGATCGTCTACCTGGTCCTGTTCGTGTACGGCCTGGTGGTCCCCGAAGATTCAGCCGGCGACTTCGTGCCGCTGAACAGCCTGGACAACATCCTCCACCTGGTGCTTGGTCTCGGCATGGTCGCCCTCGCGGTTCTCCTGACCCGCGGCGCCAGCGCCAAGGCCCGCGCCTAAGTCCCGAACCAGGACCGGCCAGCACCAGTTCCACCCTGCGGCCCCGCCACCGGCCCCCGGCCGGCGTCGGGGCCGCAGTCCCGCCCGACTCCGGCTCCAACGTCCAGCCGGGGACGTTCGGCCCTACAGCGATGAGTGGCGCCGCGGCCATCATCAAGGCATGTCGGCGCTCTTATGGCCCAAGGCCGGGGCGTGGGCTCCCCTGTACCGGACCGGCGGTGTCGCCGGGATTCTCTTCGTCCTCTTCGGGCTGGCAGCCCTTGCGCTGTACGCCCTGAATCCCCCGCCGGTCTCCGGGGGCGGGGCAACCCTGCGGTTCATCGACGACCACAAGGCCTCCTACATAGCCCAGCAGATTCTCTGGCTCGTGCCGTCGCTGTTCGGGCTTGTCGTCTTCGTCGCGCTCCTTATCGTCCTGCTGCCCGCCAGTCCCGGCCTTGCGGTCCTGGGCTTCGCGGTGGGTGGCGCATCCTGGACCGCACTCCTTGCCGTCCCGGTGACGAGCGAGGGGACCCTGTCGCTCGTGTACCTCAGCGACCAGTACGCTGCAGCTCCCGACGCCGGCACGAGATCCGCCTTCGTCGCGGCGGCGGAGGCGCTGGTGGCGGAAAACAACACCGTCTCCCTCGCCGGGGCCCTCACCCCGCTGGGACTGCTGCTGATCTCGCTGCCCCTGCGCCGGGGTGTTCTGCCGCACTGGGCCGGCTGGCTGGGGATCGTCACCGGAGCCCTCGGCCTCGCCAGCGAGGCCCTGCGCTTCGCGCTGCCGGCCCTCTACACCGTGTACGGGCCACTGCTGTGGGCCTGGTTCGCCGTCGTGGGCGTCTCACTCCTTCGGTTGGCACGTCGCACCCAGGCCGACGGCACGCCGGGCATCCGCCGCCCCCAGAAGACCCCAAGGGGACAGGGAACAACATGACATCGTTCACTGGCTCCATTCTCATCCGGCGCACCTCCGAGGAAGTCTTCGACTTCGTCGCGGACGAGCGGGACGAGCCGACCTACAACCCTGAAATACCAGATCGAGAAGACCACGCCAGGGCCGATCGGCGTGGGCGCCCGGTGGCGGGCCGTCACGACGTCGGGCAGGCGGAAAGTGCCGTTCGACCTTGAGGTCACCGAGTACGCCCGCCCGGAACGGCTGGGCTCAGTGACCCGCATGGGCGCGGCGGACATCAGCGGGTTCCTGACCTTCGCACCGGAGACGGACGGAACCCGGATGACGTGGACCTGGGACCTCCGGCCGAAAGGACTGCTGAAGCTCGCGGCGCCGCTGTTGGCAGCCCTGGGACGCAGGCGGGAGCAACGGATCTGGTCCGCCCTGAAGGCACATCTTGAAGCGGCTGAGGAGCCTTGACGGCCCCGCCGCCGACGGTGAGCGCCGCCGTCTTTACAGGTAGTCTCCGGCCCGCTCGGGGGCGACTTCGAGCAGCGTGGAATGGGCACGTTCTCCCCGGCGGCAGTGGCGCTGCTGGCACCGGCGGCCCTCGGACTGGCGCCGCCGCCCCGCGTCGAGCTTCTTTACGGGTGCACCAGCACCTTCACGGCCGTGTCCTTGTGGTTGATGAGGGTGTCGAAGCCCTGTTCCACGAGGTCGTCCAGCGCGATCCTGCCGGTGATGAACGGCTTGAGGTCCACCTTGCCCTCCTGCACCATCTTGATGACCGCGGGATGGTCCCGGACGTAGGCGATGGTGCCGCGCAGGTCGATCTCCTTGAGCACCAGCTTCTGCATGTCCACGGTGGCGGGTGCTCCCCAGATGGATACGTTGACCACCACCGCCCCGGGGCGGACGGCGTCGAGCATGGTGTCCAGCACCGCGTTCACGCCGGCGCATTCGAAGGCGACGTCGGCGCCGGTACCGCCGGTGAGCTCGCGCACCCGGTCCGGGACTTTCTCCTGGCTGGGGTCCAGCACGTGGTCGGCCACCCCGCTGGAGACGGCCTTTTCCTTCCGCGCCTGGGTCAGTTCGCTGATGATCGTGGTCACGCCCATGCCCTTCAGGACCGCCGCGGTCAGCAGCCCGATCGGGCCGGACCCGCCCACCAGGGCCACGTCGCCGGCCTTGGCGCCGCTGCGCGCCACCGCATGGTGCGCCACGGAGAGCGGCTCAATCAGGGCCGCTTCATCCAGCGGAATCTCCCCGACCGGGTGCACCCAGCGCTGGTCCACCACGATCTTTTCGCTCAGCCCGCCCCCGCCGCCGGAGAGCCCAATGAAGCCCATTTGCCGGCACAGGTGGTAGCTGCCGGCCTGGCACATGTCACAGTCGCCGTCCACAAAATAGGGTTCGACGACGACGTTGTCGCCCACCGAGATGCCTTCCACCCCGTCGCCGACCTCGGACACCGTCCCGGAGAACTCGTGCCCCAGGACCACCGGTGACTCCTCGTGCGAGAGCGGGTGCGGATGCCCGGGCGCCGGGCAGAAGATGGGCCCTTCCAGGTATTCGTGCAGGTCAGTGCCGC contains:
- a CDS encoding DUF4383 domain-containing protein, encoding MTTTTHARTASRTIVQKASLAVGAVFLLVGILGFVPGITTNYESLQFAGHHSEAMLLGLFQVSALHNIVHLLFGAAGLLLARSATGAKSFLLYGGIVYLVLFVYGLVVPEDSAGDFVPLNSLDNILHLVLGLGMVALAVLLTRGASAKARA
- a CDS encoding 2,3-butanediol dehydrogenase; this translates as MKAARFHARKDIRIEDIPEPELRAGAVKIDVAWCGICGTDLHEYLEGPIFCPAPGHPHPLSHEESPVVLGHEFSGTVSEVGDGVEGISVGDNVVVEPYFVDGDCDMCQAGSYHLCRQMGFIGLSGGGGGLSEKIVVDQRWVHPVGEIPLDEAALIEPLSVAHHAVARSGAKAGDVALVGGSGPIGLLTAAVLKGMGVTTIISELTQARKEKAVSSGVADHVLDPSQEKVPDRVRELTGGTGADVAFECAGVNAVLDTMLDAVRPGAVVVNVSIWGAPATVDMQKLVLKEIDLRGTIAYVRDHPAVIKMVQEGKVDLKPFITGRIALDDLVEQGFDTLINHKDTAVKVLVHP
- a CDS encoding SRPBCC family protein; the protein is MGARWRAVTTSGRRKVPFDLEVTEYARPERLGSVTRMGAADISGFLTFAPETDGTRMTWTWDLRPKGLLKLAAPLLAALGRRREQRIWSALKAHLEAAEEP
- a CDS encoding matrixin family metalloprotease; protein product: MPFSAVISIAVVVVLYFSPALIDRFVVEPFRPYLPGATAPPPGVEAARAPLGLPPAASPSKAFVLQPVSDLSQPFVAYDPCRPIHYAVRPENAPAGGEELIRQAVAEVSAATGLRFVSDGTTAEAPGDQRKPYQPDRYGNRWAPVLIAWSTPAQSPRLEGKVAGFGGSARAEASDRRSAFITGQVVLDAPDLSTIMQRPNGPMQVRAIIMHELGHVVGLDHVDDPTQLMNAENSGVLGFAEGDRAGLAVLGGGPCIPEL
- a CDS encoding TfoX/Sxy family protein is translated as MEMPKASDADKEHFRSVMPDHPDVVVKPMFGNLGAFVNGNMFAGLFGPTIGVKLGPEDKKTLEGSERTVPFGPTERPMGGYTGLPEIWNGEGDGDDARAKAWVEKAFEYIAGLPPKAPKPPRGSKTKAGQE
- a CDS encoding triacylglycerol lipase — encoded protein: MSLLTRTLSIAAAAVLAASLAAAPAQAGTLDVAPPGANDWTCKPSAEHPYPVILVPGTFESMVKNWSTLSPVLKSSGYCVFALNYGETNGVYATAPVAKSAQELAPFVDAVRAATGAKKVDLVGHSQGGMMPRYYMDFLGGAKYVHHLVGIAPSNHGTKGVIVPPPGFVPPPDYTAAGCAACADQQAGSAFMQQLNSIGDTVAGPSYTVISTVHDEVVIPYNSQFLNGSARQVTNITIQDKCPADVIEHDQAPNDPVVHQLVTNALGQASGPADPAYQPSCL
- a CDS encoding DUF4386 family protein, whose product is MSALLWPKAGAWAPLYRTGGVAGILFVLFGLAALALYALNPPPVSGGGATLRFIDDHKASYIAQQILWLVPSLFGLVVFVALLIVLLPASPGLAVLGFAVGGASWTALLAVPVTSEGTLSLVYLSDQYAAAPDAGTRSAFVAAAEALVAENNTVSLAGALTPLGLLLISLPLRRGVLPHWAGWLGIVTGALGLASEALRFALPALYTVYGPLLWAWFAVVGVSLLRLARRTQADGTPGIRRPQKTPRGQGTT